The genomic DNA AATCTCCAGCAGCAGGGCTTCGCTGGGGGCTTTGGTCTTTGTGGTCATGGCTTGGTCATCCTTGGGTGAGTTGCATCGTTTTGCTGCACCCAGATTCGCTCTAGTGGCGAGTGTAATCAACTGAATAGCAATTAAAAACATTATCTTAGTAGAGGTCTGCGTAGCTACGCATTTCTTCAGTACACATGAATCTGGCGAACGGGGCCGCAACGCCGCGCGAGGCTATTCACGCTGCGAGCCAGACAGGTTAGCCCGGCCGCATGGGAAGGCACAGCGTCGGGGCCATCGGTTTGACTTCACGGGCGATAAATCTAACTGAGTAGTATGGAAAATAGCACCAAAACATCTGTTCTCTACAACGCCAATTGCCCGGTCTGTAACTTTGAAATCGGGCATTACGCGCACTATGCGGGCAAGGCAGGTCTGCCGATCAGGTTTGATGATCTGAACACGGACGCGCGCAACCAATGGGGTTTGGATGCCGATACAGCGGCGCGCAGGCTCTATGTGCTGCATGACGGGGTGCTGACGTCGGGCATTCCGGCGTTTCTAGTGCTCTGGGCGCAGATGCCACGCTACCGTCTGCTGGGCCGGATCGTTGGCTTGCCGGGGATCAGGCAGATGGCGGGTGCGGCTTACGACTATGCCCTGGCCCCGTTGATTTACCGCTGGCACCTGCGCAGGTTGCCCAAGCAGCGCGTCTCCACCTGATACGGGAGCAGGCATTTGTTCAATGACAGCAATAGAAGTGCGGTGCCGACCGGGCGCGGATCCCGTCTGTGGTCCTTGGGCAGCGTGGCCGGGGGCAGCGTGGCCGGGGGCAGCGTGGCCGGGGGCAGTGTCAGCGGTGTGCCCCATGCCACCCCGTTGTTCCTGCATCGCAAATTCGGGGGCATCTATCTGCTGGCCAACAAACGTCGCGCACGTGTCGCACTGCGCCCGATGAACAAACCCTATTGCCACGATCAACCCTTGGAATGAACCTGATGACAGACTGGACCCCCAACCGCGCCGCCGGCGATGCAATCCTGAAAGCCTTCATCCCCCGCATGGGCCGCCGCTATGCCAATGGCCGCAACACCGACCACGGCGCAGGCGGGCATAAGGCGGTGTCGGTCCTGTCGCCCTATATCCGGCGCAGGCTGGTACTGGAACAGGATGCCGTGGCGGCTGCGCTGGCGGCGCATGGCCCCGTCGATGCCGAGAAATTCGTGCAGGAGGTCATCTGGCGCGGCTATTTCAAAGGCTGGCTGGAACGCCGCCCGCAGGTCTGGGCCAGCTATGTCACGGAGCTGGAGGCTGATCTGTCAGCCCTTGACCGCGACCGCCGCCTGCGCCGGGATGTAGACCGGGCGATGAATGGTCAAACGGGGATTGAATGCTTTGATGCACGGGCGATGGAACTGGTCGATACCGGTTATTTGCACAACCACGCGCGGATGTGGTTTGCGTCGATCTGGATATTCACGCTTGGCCTGCCATGGCGGTTGGGCGCGGATTTCTTTTACCGGCATCTGCTGGACGGCGATGCGGCGTCCAACACGCTGGGCTGGCGTTGGGCGGCGGGCCTGCACACGCGGGGCAAACCCTATCCGGCGGATGCGCAGAACATTGCGACATTTACGGCCGGGCGGTTCACCCCGCGCCGGTCTGATCTGGCAGAAGTGACCCAAGGGCTGGAGGCGACAGAACCCGATGGCCTGCCTTCGGTGCAGCCCTTGCGGGATGTGACAGCCCCGGGCACTGGCCTGCCTACAGCCCTACTGATCACCGATGAGGATTGCCGCCTTGAGGATTTCAACCTCGCGCGCTTTGATATCCGCAGCGTTGCCACGCTGAGTGCCAGCCATCTGCGGTCCCCCCTGCCCGTCTCAGGCTTGGTCACTGAGTTTGAAGCAGGCGCTCTCGCGGATGCCGCCCGACGCATCAGTGCGGAGCCTTTGCACTTGCACGCGGGCGACCCCGAAGCCCTTGCCAAATGGGCCAGCGGCGCGGGTGCCACACAGATTGCCACGCCTTATATTACCCAAGGCCCGCTACATGATTGGCTGGAACAGGCGGCCCCATCGCTTGCGCGCGCAGGCATCACCCTGTGCGAATGGCGGCGTGATTGGGATGCTGCCATCTGGCCCCATGCCACTGCGGGGTTCTTCAAGGTCAGGAAGAACATCCCCCGCATCCTCGAACAGGTGCTGCCCGCATGACGCCGGTTATCATCATTGGCGCGGGCATGGCCGGGCTGGCCTGTGCGCGCAGGTTGGCTGACGCGGGCATGGCACCCATCGTGCTGGACAAAGGGCGTGGCATTGGCGGGCGCGTGGCCACCCGACGGGCGGGGGATTTGCAGTTCGACCATGGCGCGCAATACGTTAATGCGCACGGCGCGGGGTTTGCGAGCGTGCTCGAAGCGCAGGAAACGGCGGGCGCGCTGGCCGGATGGGCGGATGGAACAGGCCGCACGCATATGGTCGGAGTGCCGGGCATGTCGGCCCTTCCCAAGGCGCTCGGGTCCGGGTTGGATATTCGGCAAAATACCCAAGTTCTGCGTCTGACACCGGATGCAGGGGGCTGGCTGCTGCATCT from Octadecabacter antarcticus 307 includes the following:
- a CDS encoding thiol-disulfide oxidoreductase DCC family protein, giving the protein MENSTKTSVLYNANCPVCNFEIGHYAHYAGKAGLPIRFDDLNTDARNQWGLDADTAARRLYVLHDGVLTSGIPAFLVLWAQMPRYRLLGRIVGLPGIRQMAGAAYDYALAPLIYRWHLRRLPKQRVST
- a CDS encoding FAD-binding domain-containing protein, producing MTDWTPNRAAGDAILKAFIPRMGRRYANGRNTDHGAGGHKAVSVLSPYIRRRLVLEQDAVAAALAAHGPVDAEKFVQEVIWRGYFKGWLERRPQVWASYVTELEADLSALDRDRRLRRDVDRAMNGQTGIECFDARAMELVDTGYLHNHARMWFASIWIFTLGLPWRLGADFFYRHLLDGDAASNTLGWRWAAGLHTRGKPYPADAQNIATFTAGRFTPRRSDLAEVTQGLEATEPDGLPSVQPLRDVTAPGTGLPTALLITDEDCRLEDFNLARFDIRSVATLSASHLRSPLPVSGLVTEFEAGALADAARRISAEPLHLHAGDPEALAKWASGAGATQIATPYITQGPLHDWLEQAAPSLARAGITLCEWRRDWDAAIWPHATAGFFKVRKNIPRILEQVLPA